In Treponema sp. OMZ 798, the following proteins share a genomic window:
- a CDS encoding polymer-forming cytoskeletal protein, protein MADIEKVNLLDLDEEDYDTVLAPDIRFSGKIECKKPFMIKGHVEGFLVSTSDVTVDENSTVKANIRADRVVIKGAVEGNVLADTMVHVFSCGKLIGDVTAPEVVLESGCVFNGICTMTKDNQFGR, encoded by the coding sequence ATGGCTGATATAGAAAAAGTTAATTTATTGGATTTGGATGAAGAAGATTACGATACGGTTTTAGCTCCGGATATCCGGTTTAGCGGTAAGATAGAATGTAAAAAACCGTTTATGATTAAGGGACATGTGGAAGGCTTTTTGGTTTCTACAAGCGATGTAACTGTTGATGAAAATTCTACTGTAAAGGCCAATATCAGGGCCGACAGGGTTGTAATCAAGGGGGCTGTTGAAGGCAATGTTCTAGCCGATACTATGGTTCATGTTTTTTCTTGCGGAAAACTTATAGGCGACGTTACGGCTCCCGAAGTCGTTCTTGAAAGCGGCTGTGTATTTAACGGTATTTGTACCATGACAAAGGATAATCAATTTGGAAGATAA
- a CDS encoding tetratricopeptide repeat protein: MEDKKTKINFIFKFTLIFFLIFAAPVFSQNKPDALVLYKNGRYAEAVAVCEAEIKQTPNNLDSYIVMTWALLADGKYQKTYDMALAGRKIAQTDPRLIATQAEACYHLGKNSEALKLFQDYISYAPNGVHISSSYYFMGEIYLRMAKYRHADISFSVAVTLDSFNSLWWVRLGYAREQIKEYRYSLEAYNKALSLNKNLVDAQKGRERVLQRF; the protein is encoded by the coding sequence TTGGAAGATAAAAAAACAAAAATTAATTTTATCTTTAAATTTACTCTGATTTTTTTTCTGATTTTTGCGGCACCCGTTTTTTCTCAAAATAAGCCGGATGCTCTTGTTTTGTATAAAAACGGCCGCTATGCCGAGGCTGTCGCCGTATGTGAGGCCGAAATTAAGCAGACTCCCAATAATTTGGACAGCTATATTGTAATGACATGGGCTCTATTGGCAGACGGTAAATATCAAAAAACCTATGATATGGCCTTAGCCGGACGTAAAATTGCACAAACCGATCCCCGCCTTATAGCTACTCAAGCCGAGGCCTGTTATCATTTGGGTAAAAATTCCGAAGCTCTTAAACTTTTTCAAGATTATATTTCTTATGCTCCAAACGGGGTTCACATTTCTTCTTCCTATTACTTTATGGGAGAAATATATTTACGGATGGCAAAGTATAGGCATGCAGACATTTCTTTTTCCGTAGCCGTTACCCTTGATTCCTTTAACAGCCTTTGGTGGGTTCGTTTAGGCTATGCCAGAGAGCAGATAAAAGAATACCGATATTCGCTTGAAGCCTACAACAAGGCCTTGAGTTTAAACAAAAACCTCGTTGACGCTCAAAAAGGGCGTGAAAGGGTGTTGCAGCGTTTTTAA